In the genome of Anabrus simplex isolate iqAnaSimp1 chromosome 2, ASM4041472v1, whole genome shotgun sequence, the window cagagtttcactgatTTAATATTGCCCCACCCTGataaaaagacaggagaataaaatccaggccagtgagatgaaatttttaataagtatgataggaaaggcaAGAAAGGACACACTAAAAAAAAATGGGGATGTCAGGAAGAAAATTGCAGTAGAAAAACTTTCAGAGAGAATGGACAAAAATAAAATGAGACAGTACATAATAAGAGGATGGAAGTGAGAAGTATACCAAAGAAGATGATGGAGGCTAAGactgaaggaggaggaggaggtcataaggTAGACCTACACCAAGGTGGTTGGACTTGATCAAGAACAGGTTAACACGTTTACTGCTGGTCCTTTAGACTCTTGAATCACCAAGGAGCTGAAATCATTATTATATAAAGATTTCTATATGCAACAATGCTTATAAGTGTCGGTAGCATGGGCCTACAGCATACTCTGATGTTTATAAGCGTCACCAGCAGTGAATGTGTAAATAAGaaggaacctggattggaacaGCTATGATGGCTAGATAAAGGAAGATGGAAATGTGCCGTTAATATCCCATCCTAGCTAGAGCAGGAATAATACCTTCAAACTATTGATGAGAGTCAAATTAGCCAATGTTATGTCATTGTAATACACTTTAGTTTCATTGAACACTTTATCATGGTTCTTCATGAGGGTATTAATATGATTGTTTTTTCGTTCCTCCACTTCCTTCAGCTCTACTCGGTGACTAAACTCCAGTTGCTCTCGTAATTCTTTTTGTTCTCTCTCATATTTTGCTTCTAACTCCTGGAATCTCAATTCATATTTCTCATGCACTTTGTTGATATCTTCGCTGTGACGCTGTGAACAAAAAAGCAAGTAGAATTAGTTCCAATAATCACTACATAAGCTAAGGAACAAATACAAAAAATAAGATATAAAATACAAACAACAGAATTTTTTCTTTAAATGTCAATAAAAATGTACTTCTATATCATGttttagaagaagaaaaatgaCAAATTTGAGTCAATGTTGATGAATTTGTGACATTGCAGGTGCTACCTACAATTGTAGTTGATATTTTCAGTGTCCCATACTCCTTGCCATTTTAAACTTTGAAGATCAGGAATTTAATTCAGAAGCAAATTTGGATATAAAAACGCACATTATTGCCAATAACTCTATACAACATTTCTAGGCTAGGACAGTGAAGAGACATTAAATCTGCTTCTCAGTCCTTCATTATTCTATTTTAGTTTTGAATCTGAACTGTGTATACCTTTAGTTCCTTGTGTCTGAATATACACTGAGCGGCACAAAAAACGCAACAaccaataaatgatgtgtaattattgtgtaattatctatttaatcacagtgaagcacttcaaccaatTTTTTAAGACAGGGTATGGCATTGGCGTAACTTTGCAagcaaacaatgaagtgttgattgtttattgcactagcctcaattgtgTTTCCCCATGCAACCTGGAAAACATATCactggatgtgagccaataatgttttcctGCTCTTGTAacgcttattgttgtacctttcattgttcccctttcaatcacacgtgtttgtagcATCTTATTGTGATTGTCTTAATCAACTTTATGGAGTAAACATGCCATTAAGGCCTGAACAAGCTGCAAAAGCTGTTGCTTTACATTGCAGAAGTACTGAGGATTACACTTTCCACAATTTCCAAAATCGTACGAAGATatagggaaactggaggctttgcaaggagaccaggatcaggcccgagaagagcaacatcaGAGAGAGATGActgcttcttacaacttcaagttctccgcaaccgtcacaccactgccgttgaagcacgaaatcgactccaccaaattcaaggggtcaatgttagtgagagaactgTTCGAAGAAGACGGGAAAAAGCCAATCTTAAGTCCAAAAGACCTGCTACAGGTCtggaactcaccagagagcatcgcacagctcgactACGTTTcacaagggaacatcttggctggacagtacaacaatgggatcaagtgttgttcaccgatgAGTCGCAATTTGTCCTCTgatcacctgacggaagagagaAAGTCTGGAGATGAAtggtattccccttgcacattctcattcaggacaccttttcagggtggttctgtgatggtgtgggtaggaatcaatacagctgcaaggtcGGATTTGGTCTTCGCGGAGAATGGGAGCCTTACCGCACAttggtatgtggaggaaatccttctggagcatgttgtgcctttcgctccatTTATTTTACACGAATTCAcgacaatgcacgcccacatgttgcgagaattgtgcaagagttcttggatgaaacagggGTTTGTGCTATGGCTTGGCCTGCTCAAAGCCCTGATTTGAATCCTATTGAGCACGTTTGGGACCATCTGGGGAGAAGAGCCCGTTAGCACTATCCACAGACCCTACAGCACCTGCAGAAAGCcttcctggaagaatgggagatgattcctcaacaggacattaacacattaatcaggagcatgcctgaaaggttgaatgccgtcaATGGTGCAAGAGGTGGCAAcacacgcttttgaagatgcgaacaggGGTCCCCGAGATTGCCTCTGAGGTCTGTGAGGTGAAAGTGTGAAGTGTATAACATCAAAACAgaagtgcattacttttatgagcttactcaacatttccttgaaatgtgcacctctggcttaatttgttcaatttgtttacaatcgttttttcttttcattgttagacacttAGATGGGACCATACCACAATATTCTGTCATAAGATAGTGAATTGGTGTCATTAAAgtgtcataaatttaaaataaatttcagttttgaaagaaattgaagtgttgcgtttttcgtgctgctcagtgtattatattttaacaatttcagtGATTTATGTAATTCACGTAACATCATCCTGAAGGCTGTGAGTTATAATGATCATAAAAGGTGACTGGAGACTGGTGGAGTTACTGAAGGTTACTGAAGGCTTTCAATCAGAATGCAATAAGGATAATTCAAGTCCTGTAATATGTTATGTGAGTGGAACTCTTGGGACAGAGAGAAAGAGTGGCCTCTGAAATGAAGTTTACTACCACACGAGAAAAGAATGAAGCTTCATCCAATTGTAGATTCCCTCAAATTTTTAAAACTTCCACCCCATATCAAGTTAGGTTTAATGGAAAGATTTCCCAAAGAAATGGAAAAATTTGGGGGTTATTACGAGTTTGTGAGGACGAATGTACCCGAGTTAAGTCATCGTAAAGTAAAAGAGGGTATTTTTAATTTCTCTTCAAATTCATAGTCATCAAAAGCTGTTTGTTCAAGGATATGCTCAGTGAAGTCAGAAAAGTGATGTAACATCTTCAAAGAAGTTTCCTCAAAATTTCTTGGAAATTTTAGTGAAATGTTAGAAACTATGTTAAGGGCATGCGAGATAACAAGCTGCAATGTGGCCCTTACAATACATTTTAGCACCCTCATATGACTTTTCCTGCCAAACTTTGAAGCAGTGAGCGACCAGCAAGCAGAATGTAACATCAGCAAATATCTAGAAAGATGATAAAGGAAGGAAACAGTCCCCTATTATGCTGTTGAACTATTGTTGGTTTCTATcggagagagatagagagagagagagagagagagagagagagagagagttctagGCTCAGCTATAAAAGGAAGGGTTTATGAAAAACCACACACCATTTTAAATTAAAATGGACCATTTGAAACACTGCACGAAGTGACACTTAgagaaattacaaaataaaactaTATTCAGTGCAGTTGCTTAAGAGTATGCTACAAGGCAATAAGGGATTTTGAATTTCATTTCCAGATTCTGGGTACATGAATTAGTAAAATTAGTCAACTTTCATTATTTTGTTGTCTTGTGTAATTAATTAAGGTTTCATCATTCAAAGAAAGGAATATAACAGTACCATTCTTCTAGCTCGTATTTCTGCCAGATGGCCCAAATGGAGATCCTTAAACTGTCTCTTGAGTACTCTCTTGTCATTAACGTACTCCTGCTCTTGTGATAAATAGCCATCCTGGGCCACCCTCAGGGCAACCATGTTCTCAGCCTAGAATCATACAGCACACAATTAAATCATTAACACATTTCAAAAGAACAAAGCATCAACACATACTACAAATTCTCAGAGGAAATCTCTAAATGACAAAAGATTTAATGAAAGGATTAACTTctacaaaaataaaaatgaaccaCATACTGTGTATACAGTCCGTTATTAATACTTTCACTAGTGTAACCCAGATATTACTGCAGTCACTGGAGCCATCCTGGCTCCTTTTGGGTTTTGATCAGGggtttacggccagatacccttcctgaagtCGTGTGATTTCGCAGGTGAAAATTTCAACCTAAGATCCACTAAGGTTTGGACCTTACCTATCTTGGTGGAGAGTCGGCAACTAAGTCACCACACTATTCATGCccaattcctttaataataagaatacattttatcatcatcatcatcatcatcatcatcatcatcatcatcatcatcatcatcatcatcatcatcattattattattattattattattattattattattattattattattattattactatcatctgaAAATTAGAGGTTGACATCAGACAGGGGTTGTGCAGTCAGGATAATCAACATGACTCGTTGCCACCATGTTTTCATGAACATAATATGTATATTCTCACCCCATGCAACATAATTTTTTACATTAAAAACTCTGCCATTAAAAACTCAGCTTCGTTTCACACTAAATTGAAGATTAAATTTTTTATATTTGATTGTTATGTAACagttcagaaataataataataataataataataataataataataataatgacctggaAAAATCAAACCAAAATTCTTGAATGAAGAACTCAAACAATTCAAACTTTCTTCAGCTCATTATGGGTTTCTCTGCGGCCACTGAGGTCAACATGAATCATCTTGGGCTCCGGCCTATGGGTTTAAGACTTGGACGCCCTCCCTAACACCAAGtcatttttcaagtgaaaattccaTCACGAGGATCCACCAGCATTCAAATCTAGATCATCTGGATGGAAAGTCAGCAGCACTAATCAAAACTCCTTTCAATTTTTCAAAGAATTTTAGCTGTTTCTTTCTTCAAACAATAAAACTTCTATTACAATTTAAAGGAATACAAGCCAAGCAGGCAATATTCACATGCAAGGGGCATACTATATTGATTTACACACTTTTTTTCTcctgactgagctcgatagctccagtcgcttaagtgcagccagtatccagtattcgggagatagtgggttcgaaccccagtcggcagccctggttttccgtggtttcccattttcacaccaggcaaatgctggggctgtaccttaattaaggccatggctgcttccttcccactcttaggcctttcccattccatcgtcaccataagacttatctgtgtcagtgtgacgtaaaataaattgtaaaaaagaaaaaaaaattctcctgACATGGCTCATTATACGGCACGTGAAGACAGTCACAGGCAACAAGGACAGTGTTCCACCACTTGGTAGCATCACTGGCAAAGAGTACGAGAGCTACGCACTTCACAGCCCGTTTCCACCACCACTGTCAGTGTACAAGTGGATACCATTGAGTGCGACCATCAAGGACAGCGCTGAACCACTTGGTTCCTCTGGAGAGAGGGCgtaaccactgcagaaattcatagGTCACTGGTGGCAGCATGTGGAGAAGGCTGGAAAACAGGGTGCACACTGTTAGAAATGAGAAACGAGGAAGAAAAGTGACGGTTTCAACGAAAGCCAACATCGCCTGAGTAGAAATGGCCATCCAAgagaacaaatgcatcacattctCAGAAATGGAGGCAGCCATACGGACTTTCCAGAAACACCCTCCAACGCATTGTGCACAACCACCTTCGTCTACCAGATGGGTTCTAAAACTCTTGTCTGGAAAGCAAAACCAAATGCATGTGGAAGTGTGCAGCAACCTTTCATAATGCCCCGTACGAGATATGCCAGAGCTCATGTCCAATTTTGTGACTGGTGATGAAACATAGCTCTATTGCCATGAGCCGGAGATGAAACAGCAATCGATTCAATTGAAGCATAAGGGCAGTCCACCACCAAAAGAAATGTCGAACAGCGGTCTCAGCTGGCAAGTGTATGGCTACAGTGTTCTGGGACACGAAGGgtatcatcctcattgactggctggaattagGGGCCACAATTAACAGTGCACCATATATAGTAACCCTTAGGCACTTACATTGTGCAATTCAAAGTAAGTGGCCAGGAAAATGGGCAATAGGTGTGCTTCTCCAGCATGACAATGCACGTCTCCACACTAGCCAGGAAACCACTGCTGCCATTGAtcagtgctgccacacccaccatactctccagACTCAGCAGctagtgactatcacttgttccagGCTAAGAAGAAACTTCTGCGTGGTCATCGTTTTGCAGACTTTGAAGAACTGGAAACAGCTGTCCAGGCATGAGTGTACAGCATTCCAAAAGAATTGTTCCAGAAGGATCTGGAGAGGCTGACACACTGAAGACAAGAGTATGGATGGTCACAGAGAGagtatgttgagaaggtggacctATCTACTGTTGTGTGACTTGTCCTAATATGTCAGAAAAAATAAAAGTGTTAATCAGTATACTGTAATCTGCCCTTCGTACTATCTTAAATATCATTCAAATAAAATTAGGTTCACCTTATATTCTCCTTCCTTCATCTGGTGCTCATACAACAGGTGTTTTACTCTTTGCTTGTAGACCTTAAGCTCATCATGATGTCTCATTTTTAACTCCTCTATTGATCGGTCTTTATTCCTGTGTTAGAGAGAAATAATCTGCATCACTGGAGTACATAACCATTGCAGATAGAAGTATGACAACACATACAAGAGACACTTGAATCTAACACTAATAATTCATTGCTAAGTAACATTTCAAATGACATAATAATATATACCGGAGTTCAGCACGGCAATCGTCTAGATGTTTGCGTGTTACAGACCAGAATGTTCGTAGCTTATCTCTTTCAAGCATGAAAAAGTTACGTTCTTCACGTTCCCTCTCCAGTTCCTCTTGAAGTCGAGAGATAAATACTTCTAACTGCTCTCGGGTCATCTCTGCGATAGGTACACCATCTAGAATAGACCCACCAGCAGATTTCTTTCCACTCTTTCCACCACTTTTCTTTTTTGGAGGCTGTAACATGAGCAgtgtaaaatgaatttattattatctgttttataCCACTAATTCAAAATATCATCACTCATCAAATGCAGTAAGGACTGCTCTAAGTTACCATTTATGACTTTCCCATACTTCGCACAAATAATTATGCTCCATCTTTAGTAACAATATGGTCATGCTCCCCAATGATAACGAATTGCACAAGCAAACAATGTCCAAATAAATAAACTTGTATCAACTAATACAGTATGTCTACTTATtttcaaaaatggaaaatatgTGTAAGTACCAGGTAAGCATGTTTTTTTTGTCCACTAGTAGCTACTGTCACCAGCCAAATAATAATTTATCAGAAAGGGTTTGTGTGTACACACACAATCGCGACCTGCAATTATGAATTTATGGTGACAGAACATAAAAGTTATACTGTATGACATTAGATCTCCTCATGATGTATCAGTGCAGCACTTTTCTAAGGTCCTTTAGGCTGTCTGCCTGTTAGCATGCTCCCTTCTCTCTCTATTCCTGAATTATCACAAAAAATTATGATAATTCCTAAACCATTTAAATTATATATATTGTAAAGAGTATTAATATCTGAAGCTGTGAAGCAGAAACGGGTTTGTTGGGGACTGAGAAGaaatgggattgatgaggagagaaccaGTCTCTTTGCATATGGCATTCCATGAAGATAtgaagattgtccttgtcctttgtatTTTCTATCTATTtctcctcttccaacactgaccTGTCATTTTTTGGTCCTATTTGTGTTTCTTTTGATGTTTCTATCTTCCTATTAATGACCTCATTTGTACTTGTTTGTTCTTTGCCATTATTTATCTTAATAAAGTTATTAATCTCCCCATGGCACTCCAACTCTGAAGAGTCTTGAACTACAAAGCAACTGttgctcagcccagaggcctgcagatcACAAGGTGATGCGCGGTCAGTGTGAGAATTTCTCTAGGCTGTTATttctggctttctagactggggtcgcaaCCTAGCAGTCAGGTAACGCCTCAGCTGTTCTCATGTAGACTGAGTCGATCTTGAACCAGCCCTGAgatacagataaaaatccctgaactggccaggaatcgaacccaggggcttcgggtaagaggcagacgtACTAACTCTAGAAGATTATTAAGGTgcacaaacaatttattttgataacaATTACATGATTAATGGGATTCATCTGAAAATGGCCAAAATGACATTTATTCTGCAGATTATATAGGGATCATAAGAACGAGTCAAAACGAACCTCAATAACTCTGAAAGCATGGTCTTCATTTATgagtagtctggctccatggctaaacggttagcgtgctgacctttggtcaccggggttccgggttcgattcctggcagtgtcgggaattttaaccatcattggttaatttccctggcacagggcctgggtgtatgtgttgtcttcatcatcattttcatcatcatcacgacgtgcaggtcacctacgagcatCAAATCATGCTCCCTTCTCTCTCTATTCCTGAATTATCACAAAAAATTATGATAATTCCTAAACcatttaaattatatatatattgtaaagaGTATTAATATCTGAAGCTGTGAAGCAGAAACGGGTTTGTTggggacatgaaactgatagattacaaaatcaaaagacctgcacctggcgagccgaacccatcctaggatttaccggcactaaaagccatacgccattttatttcatttctgagTTTTTCTGAAGCACATCAACCACAGATGCCACAATGAAAATGCTTTAATCcttcattttcaaaatatataaaGCAAGTCTTGGTTTCTATATCAATGTCATCTTTAAAGTGTTTGCAAAGTTTCTGAAATTCATAGTTTTACTCGTACGATAATAAGAAACTGTTCTGCATTTGCCATTGTACCCATCTAAATGGTATCTTATGGGAACAAATCGCGATTTGCTTTAATTTGCATAAATTTCATGCATACGCATGGACCAGTTATCAGCTGCTAGCCAGGCTGTCCTGTTGAGAGCAATGTGAGCCGGAACTGGGTCGAGCTGCCAAGGACACATGAGCTACGTCACAGAGGTGTATTCGTCACGCAAGAGAAGTTTGGAGAAGGGGCGACAGAATTCTGGAATGATCCATACTCTTGCAAGAGGGGACAAATCATATTTAAGCTAAAATCTCGACCAATAGAAACTCTAATTGGGAGGCTACGTCACTTTACTTGTTCGTTGGTCGAGAGGTAAACATTGGTATGGTGTGAAGGAGCGAACAGATATGTTAgcaagataacaattaagtaaaaggttccacctgatcgatacttttttattatttagcctttggctaaatttatgtcattaaaaacttacagaacataagataccaagaacacgttaatgcggaaAGACACAGGAGGTTTTCAGCAATGGGTGAACATATGAAAGAGACAggccacaaatttacaaatatcaaTCAGGATCTTGCAATCATCAAAAGACTAAATAAAGGAAGACTAATGAATAATTTGGAAAGTATACATATATTTTTGGATAAGTTGTTTAATAAGGAAAAAAAGAATTTTAATGAAATGAACGAACAAAGAAACCCCTTGTTTGAACACATTTTGAGATGCATGGAATTAGTAGAAGGCAATCGAATACGCCCAGTGAAAGTAGGAAGCAATCACAAAGCAGCTACATCACAAATAGAAGCCAACCCCCTGCACATGACAACAAATGACAACACgccttcacttccccttccccctccaaaCCAAGCCAGCAAAACGTCCTCGTCACACAGCTACTACACAAGGTCAAGGATGGCAGAGACAGATACAAACACGTAAACATCAGAACAAGAACGAATAGGACAGGGGTAAGTTTAAATAAGTTTTTCACAGTATAAATTAACTCCTTTAGGAAACACATTTCCAGGTATTCACAATTAACAAACACGTTTTCTCTACCGGTTACAGGTAGTAAACCAAACTCCTGACTTAATGATTCCGAATAAAATTCGTACAACGAATAATTGGATAGGGGTATGTTTTTAATATTTacagtttcatttttaaaatgcaaACAATTTCTTTAGGCAACATACCCTCAAATAATTTTTAATTAATAGTAACATtttcctgccggttacaggtcgtactccaaactatccaactaaatgaaaactgaacaattcgaccaacaatctacataatcttctccaccaaacagtaagaaaggtctagaaaaagaaggaacactatACCATCAAGAAAAGTGCGCAAGAGCATTAACGGAAAACTGTTGAACTTAATAATGAACCAGTGCAAGTGACAACGAATGAAATCAAGGATGTTTTAGTTC includes:
- the Gas8 gene encoding dynein regulatory complex subunit 4, which encodes MPPKKKSGGKSGKKSAGGSILDGVPIAEMTREQLEVFISRLQEELEREREERNFFMLERDKLRTFWSVTRKHLDDCRAELRNKDRSIEELKMRHHDELKVYKQRVKHLLYEHQMKEGEYKAENMVALRVAQDGYLSQEQEYVNDKRVLKRQFKDLHLGHLAEIRARRMRHSEDINKVHEKYELRFQELEAKYEREQKELREQLEFSHRVELKEVEERKNNHINTLMKNHDKVFNETKVYYNDITLANLTLINSLKEQTVVLKKKEEDLERYIRQIEEDNKVLVEPLNDAKAEVAELNRKMKNYQKDKMSLTNTKIRLGCVQKELDNVKWENEVLENRLIQIQDERNELRNRFKQALMDMQEKIGLKTAVLERKIIALSQALEAKDAQIADVITEANLDPISTAKLHKKLEELMEKKNSTIRDLKYQLTRVCKAHDDLIDTYEGKLEEYGIPKEDLGFKPLRTIPQISVPKHRPGPAGLITSNR